In Thermomonas carbonis, a single genomic region encodes these proteins:
- a CDS encoding protein-L-isoaspartate O-methyltransferase family protein, translating into MNIDFARARETMVEQQVRPWDVLDARVLETIATLPREAFVPQAVRSLAYADTELPLGHGETMMKPVLEGRTLQSLLPQAHESVLEIGTGSGYLTACLAHLCREVVSLEQHADLADAARARLAAQCIANADVVVADAFAWTTDRSFDAICITAAVERVPARFTDWLKPGGRLFVVRGRSPAMEAVLVHRDVNALRTDSLFETDLSYLAGAAPAPAFIL; encoded by the coding sequence ATGAACATCGACTTCGCCCGCGCCCGCGAAACCATGGTGGAACAACAGGTTCGCCCGTGGGATGTGCTGGACGCGCGGGTGCTGGAGACCATCGCCACGCTGCCGCGCGAGGCCTTCGTGCCGCAGGCCGTGCGCAGCCTGGCCTATGCCGATACCGAGCTGCCGCTGGGGCATGGCGAGACCATGATGAAGCCGGTGCTGGAAGGCCGCACACTGCAGTCGCTGCTCCCGCAAGCGCATGAATCGGTACTCGAAATCGGTACCGGCAGCGGCTATCTCACCGCCTGCCTGGCGCACCTTTGCCGCGAAGTCGTCAGCCTGGAGCAGCACGCCGACCTGGCCGATGCCGCCCGCGCGCGATTGGCCGCACAGTGCATCGCCAATGCAGACGTGGTGGTGGCGGATGCATTCGCCTGGACCACCGATCGCAGCTTCGACGCCATCTGCATCACCGCCGCAGTGGAACGGGTGCCCGCGCGCTTCACCGACTGGCTGAAGCCAGGTGGCCGTCTGTTCGTGGTGCGTGGCCGCTCGCCGGCGATGGAAGCGGTGCTGGTCCATCGCGATGTCAACGCACTGCGCACCGACTCGTTGTTCGAGACCGACCTGTCGTACCTGGCAGGTGCCGCACCGGCACCCGCCTTCATTCTCTAA
- a CDS encoding TolC family outer membrane protein — MSRRPLALALVLALLPAAAQADDLLQSYTNARNSDPQYAAAESNRAIAAERPVQARAVLLPQVNGSVGYDLANRGDIDDDGDSDGTSRSASWGLSGSQSIFDYGNYTALRAAKALDRAGGFDLEAAGLNLITRTSAAYFNVLVQLETLSAAEAAETALKKQFDFASKRLEVGLAPITDVHEARAQYDGARANTILARNAVQDAYQALVEITGEPVASLKGLPDDFKPALPEALDVEGWVATALATNPSLKAQAADLEAAEHNIATARSGHYPTLGLRASYGKALPGLYDNPSFFGNNDANTSVGLTLSIPIFSGFATQSNVRSALAQRDISRDQLEQQRRALERNTRNAYQGLVAGISEVEARRLALFSAQSAYEASQVGLEVGTRTVLDVLNNQRTLFSAQQAYAQSKYNFLQSRLLLEQAAGTLEISDVEDVNRLLTTDESVAKVIAQ; from the coding sequence ATGTCGCGTCGCCCGCTTGCCCTCGCCCTTGTCCTTGCCCTGCTGCCCGCCGCGGCGCAGGCGGACGACCTGCTGCAGAGCTACACGAATGCACGCAACAGCGACCCGCAATACGCGGCCGCCGAATCCAACCGCGCCATCGCCGCCGAGCGTCCGGTGCAGGCACGCGCCGTGCTGTTGCCGCAGGTGAACGGCTCGGTCGGCTACGACCTCGCCAATCGCGGCGACATCGATGACGACGGCGACAGCGACGGCACCTCTCGCAGCGCCAGCTGGGGCCTGAGTGGTTCGCAGTCGATCTTCGATTACGGCAACTACACCGCATTGCGCGCCGCCAAGGCGCTGGATCGCGCGGGTGGCTTCGACCTGGAAGCGGCCGGCCTCAACCTGATCACCCGCACCTCCGCCGCCTACTTCAACGTGCTGGTGCAGCTGGAAACGCTGTCCGCCGCCGAAGCAGCCGAAACCGCGCTCAAGAAGCAGTTCGACTTCGCCAGCAAGCGACTGGAAGTCGGTCTGGCCCCGATCACCGATGTGCATGAAGCACGCGCGCAATACGACGGTGCCCGCGCCAACACCATCCTGGCTCGCAACGCGGTGCAGGACGCCTACCAGGCGCTGGTCGAGATCACCGGCGAACCGGTCGCCAGTCTCAAGGGACTGCCGGACGACTTCAAGCCGGCTCTGCCGGAAGCCCTCGACGTCGAGGGCTGGGTCGCCACCGCGCTTGCAACGAATCCTTCGCTGAAGGCACAGGCCGCCGATCTCGAAGCCGCCGAGCACAACATCGCAACCGCGCGTTCGGGCCACTACCCGACGCTTGGCCTGCGCGCCTCCTATGGCAAGGCCCTCCCCGGTCTGTACGACAACCCGTCCTTCTTCGGCAACAACGACGCCAACACCAGCGTCGGCCTGACCCTGAGCATTCCGATCTTCTCCGGCTTCGCCACCCAGTCCAATGTGCGCAGCGCGTTGGCCCAGCGCGACATCTCGCGCGATCAGCTGGAACAGCAGCGCCGCGCACTGGAGCGCAACACCCGCAATGCCTATCAGGGGCTTGTGGCCGGTATCAGCGAAGTCGAGGCCCGCCGCTTGGCGCTGTTCTCGGCGCAGAGCGCGTATGAAGCATCGCAGGTTGGTCTGGAAGTCGGCACCCGCACCGTGCTGGACGTACTGAACAACCAGCGCACGCTGTTCTCGGCGCAGCAGGCCTACGCGCAGTCGAAGTACAACTTCCTGCAGAGCCGCCTGCTGCTGGAACAGGCCGCCGGCACCCTGGAAATTTCCGACGTGGAAGACGTCAACCGCCTTCTGACCACCGACGAGTCGGTCGCCAAGGTCATCGCGCAGTAA
- the waaA gene encoding lipid IV(A) 3-deoxy-D-manno-octulosonic acid transferase produces the protein MRADFTERVLRGLYSAALYVLVPITLYHLIWRGFRQRAYFHRWSERYANYPERGPSAPLWLHAVSVGEVNAAAPLIDRLRRLRPDLRLVVTTITPTGSERVRALWGDAVTHVYLPYDLPGAVGRFLDHFRPALALIVETELWPNLLFGCRDRGIPTHILNARLSARSLRGYRVLAPLIRRALRTVQLVAAQSRDDARRFVMLGAQPERVQVGGNLKFDMAPVDAAAFAAEFATHRSGTGPVWIAASTHEDEEAAVLDAHRLLRQSQPDALLLWAPRHPERFRAVADRATAAGFAVATRSTDSWPGRGTEVFVVDTLGELVRFYACAGIAFVGGSLQPVGGHNLLEPAATGTAILTGPHLHNFADIARRLREAEAMRVVDDASGLAHALQALFADEPARLQLAANASRLLEDGRGALARTVTLIEPALPK, from the coding sequence ATGCGGGCCGACTTCACCGAACGCGTCTTGCGCGGCCTCTATTCGGCCGCGCTGTACGTGCTCGTCCCGATCACCCTCTATCACCTGATCTGGCGCGGTTTCCGCCAGCGCGCGTACTTCCATCGCTGGAGCGAGCGCTACGCCAACTATCCGGAGCGCGGTCCGTCGGCGCCGTTGTGGCTACATGCGGTCTCGGTGGGCGAGGTCAATGCCGCGGCACCGCTGATCGACCGCCTGCGCCGGTTGCGGCCCGACCTGCGGCTGGTGGTGACCACCATCACCCCGACCGGCTCGGAGCGCGTGCGCGCGCTGTGGGGCGATGCGGTCACCCATGTGTACCTGCCCTACGACCTGCCGGGTGCGGTGGGGCGCTTCCTCGATCATTTCCGCCCGGCGCTGGCGCTGATCGTGGAAACCGAACTCTGGCCGAATCTGCTGTTCGGCTGCCGCGACCGTGGCATTCCCACCCACATCCTCAACGCGCGGTTGTCGGCGCGTTCGCTGCGCGGCTACCGCGTGCTCGCCCCGTTGATCCGTCGCGCGCTGCGCACGGTGCAACTGGTGGCCGCGCAATCGCGCGACGACGCCCGCCGCTTCGTCATGCTCGGCGCGCAGCCGGAACGGGTGCAGGTCGGCGGCAACCTGAAGTTCGACATGGCCCCGGTCGATGCCGCTGCCTTCGCCGCCGAGTTCGCCACGCATCGCAGTGGCACCGGCCCGGTGTGGATCGCCGCCAGCACCCACGAGGACGAAGAGGCAGCGGTGCTGGATGCACATCGGCTGCTGCGCCAGTCGCAGCCCGATGCCCTGCTGCTGTGGGCACCGCGGCATCCGGAGCGCTTTCGTGCGGTAGCCGATCGGGCGACGGCCGCCGGCTTCGCGGTGGCCACGCGCAGCACGGACTCGTGGCCCGGGCGTGGAACCGAAGTATTCGTGGTGGATACCCTGGGCGAACTGGTGCGCTTCTATGCCTGCGCCGGCATCGCCTTCGTCGGCGGCAGCCTGCAGCCGGTCGGCGGGCACAACCTGCTGGAGCCGGCGGCGACCGGCACCGCGATCCTCACTGGCCCGCACCTGCACAACTTCGCCGACATCGCGCGCCGCCTGCGCGAGGCGGAGGCGATGCGGGTGGTCGATGATGCAAGCGGGTTGGCGCATGCGCTGCAGGCGCTGTTCGCGGACGAACCGGCACGCCTGCAACTGGCGGCGAATGCGTCACGCTTGCTGGAGGACGGGCGCGGTGCACTGGCGCGCACCGTCACCCTGATCGAACCGGCGCTGCCGAAGTGA
- the lpxL gene encoding LpxL/LpxP family Kdo(2)-lipid IV(A) lauroyl/palmitoleoyl acyltransferase, whose amino-acid sequence MNDVVRTPPPRGPRHWPAWLGIGIAALLARLPWSLQRVLGRGIGRLLMALLGSRRRVAARNIALCFPELDVVAQAALLRRSFEELGIGLFEFARAWWGSVEPMRGKVVVEGLEHLEAARAGGRGVIIISGHFITLELAARLMCDHAPLAGMYRPHDGAVMEWAVLRGRLRYASAMFTREELRPALRHLKQGGLLWFAPDQDTRRGDSVFVPFFGRPAYSLTSTHQLARLSGAAVLGFAHVRHDDGSYTLRLTPAFEAFPSADATADTARVMTAIETMIRAAPTQYLWIHRRFKHQPDQPDNALYR is encoded by the coding sequence ATGAACGATGTCGTCCGCACACCGCCGCCTCGTGGCCCACGCCACTGGCCCGCGTGGCTGGGCATCGGCATCGCCGCACTGCTGGCGCGGCTGCCGTGGTCGCTGCAGCGCGTGCTGGGCCGCGGCATCGGCAGGCTGTTGATGGCGTTGCTCGGCAGCCGTCGGCGCGTCGCCGCGCGCAACATCGCCCTGTGTTTCCCGGAACTGGATGTCGTTGCGCAAGCCGCGCTGCTGCGCCGCAGTTTCGAGGAACTCGGCATCGGCCTGTTCGAATTCGCGCGGGCCTGGTGGGGCTCGGTCGAACCGATGCGCGGCAAGGTCGTTGTCGAAGGACTGGAGCATCTCGAAGCCGCGCGTGCCGGCGGCCGCGGGGTGATCATCATTTCCGGGCACTTCATCACCCTGGAACTGGCGGCGCGGCTGATGTGCGACCACGCGCCGCTGGCCGGCATGTACCGCCCGCACGACGGCGCGGTGATGGAATGGGCGGTGCTGCGCGGACGCCTGCGCTATGCAAGCGCGATGTTCACCCGCGAGGAACTGCGCCCCGCGTTGCGCCACCTCAAGCAGGGCGGGCTGCTGTGGTTCGCGCCCGACCAGGACACCCGCCGCGGCGACAGCGTGTTCGTGCCGTTCTTCGGCCGGCCCGCGTACAGCCTGACCTCGACCCACCAACTCGCGCGCTTGTCCGGCGCGGCGGTACTCGGCTTCGCCCATGTGCGCCACGACGACGGCAGCTACACGCTGCGACTGACGCCTGCGTTCGAGGCGTTTCCTTCGGCCGATGCGACCGCCGACACCGCGCGGGTGATGACCGCGATCGAGACGATGATCCGCGCCGCGCCGACGCAATACCTGTGGATCCACCGTCGCTTCAAGCACCAGCCCGACCAGCCCGACAACGCGCTTTACCGATAG
- a CDS encoding lysophospholipid acyltransferase family protein: MTRCWHGRAFAALGRWVAGRSPAKAQALARGLTRLPWINAKRRRIAATNIELCFPQLDDAARKALLANTLVSNTTGVLETLRGWFATPAQLTAHAHIVGLEHLHAAMAEGRGVVVVGAHYDGIELAMRHVADASGQPMPILVRRNNDPCIEAVIAEARSTYAGKTYDKKDIAGFTAAVRAGHGVFYVPDQNAARRTVFVPFLGVQAATLGAIGGVLQRSGGRVLLMWARRDADGRQHIDLQPAWEGWPGADDTETAARYMTWIGERLQAAPEQYLWVHRRFKTRPPGELPVYR, encoded by the coding sequence ATGACGCGTTGCTGGCATGGCCGCGCATTCGCGGCGCTGGGTCGGTGGGTCGCCGGGCGCTCGCCGGCGAAAGCGCAGGCATTGGCGCGCGGGCTGACGCGATTGCCATGGATCAATGCGAAGCGCCGGCGGATTGCCGCGACCAATATCGAATTGTGTTTCCCGCAACTGGACGATGCCGCGCGCAAGGCGTTGTTGGCGAACACGCTGGTCTCGAACACCACCGGCGTGCTGGAAACCCTGCGCGGCTGGTTCGCCACGCCTGCGCAACTGACCGCGCACGCGCACATCGTCGGCCTTGAACATTTGCATGCGGCAATGGCGGAAGGACGCGGCGTGGTGGTGGTCGGCGCGCACTACGACGGCATCGAACTGGCGATGCGCCATGTCGCCGATGCCAGCGGCCAGCCGATGCCGATCCTGGTCCGTCGCAACAACGATCCCTGCATCGAGGCCGTCATCGCGGAAGCCCGTAGCACGTATGCCGGCAAGACTTACGACAAGAAGGACATAGCCGGCTTCACTGCGGCCGTGCGCGCCGGGCATGGCGTGTTCTACGTGCCCGACCAGAATGCGGCGCGGCGCACCGTGTTCGTGCCGTTCCTGGGCGTGCAGGCGGCCACGCTGGGGGCGATCGGCGGCGTGCTGCAGCGGTCTGGTGGGCGCGTGCTGTTGATGTGGGCGCGGCGCGATGCCGACGGCCGCCAGCACATCGACCTGCAACCGGCCTGGGAGGGCTGGCCAGGCGCAGACGACACCGAAACGGCGGCACGTTACATGACGTGGATCGGCGAGCGCCTGCAGGCGGCACCCGAGCAGTACCTGTGGGTGCATCGGCGATTCAAGACGCGCCCGCCGGGCGAACTGCCGGTCTATCGGTAA
- a CDS encoding glycosyltransferase family 2 protein has translation MSLRISAVVTTLDNAATLDACLASLRFCDEIVLLDSGSTDATLEIASKHGARIATQPFAGYGPQKQAAIELAQGEWILLLDADESLAEDGRATIQRELAAPRADGYRLPRREWLFWRWPHPATRPNWQLRLFRKAHGRMNMVPVHAAPVVDGTVIDLDAPFRHYGEPRLADRVDKVNRYSSGLVEHKRERRVRFIGLRLLLYPPLVFLKLYLGKRYFLNGWAGYFAARTQAFYAFLKYAKVLEATRDPGRGPRA, from the coding sequence ATGTCGTTGCGCATCTCGGCGGTGGTGACCACGCTGGACAACGCGGCCACGCTGGATGCGTGCCTGGCCAGCCTGCGTTTCTGCGATGAAATCGTGCTGCTGGATTCGGGTTCGACCGATGCCACCCTGGAGATCGCGTCGAAGCACGGCGCGCGCATCGCGACGCAGCCGTTCGCCGGTTACGGCCCGCAGAAACAGGCGGCGATCGAACTGGCGCAAGGCGAGTGGATCCTGTTGCTGGATGCCGACGAATCGCTGGCCGAGGACGGCCGCGCGACGATCCAGCGCGAGCTCGCCGCGCCGCGCGCCGATGGCTATCGCCTGCCGCGGCGCGAATGGCTGTTCTGGCGCTGGCCGCATCCGGCGACGCGGCCCAACTGGCAGCTGCGGCTGTTCCGCAAGGCGCACGGGCGCATGAACATGGTGCCGGTGCATGCGGCGCCGGTGGTGGACGGCACCGTCATCGACCTGGATGCGCCGTTCCGCCATTACGGCGAGCCACGACTCGCGGATCGCGTCGACAAGGTCAACCGTTATTCGAGCGGACTGGTCGAACACAAGCGCGAACGACGCGTGCGCTTCATCGGCCTGCGATTGCTGCTGTATCCGCCGCTGGTGTTCCTCAAGCTGTATCTCGGCAAGCGTTATTTCCTCAACGGCTGGGCCGGTTATTTCGCCGCGCGCACACAGGCGTTCTACGCGTTCCTCAAGTACGCCAAAGTGCTGGAAGCGACGCGCGATCCCGGCCGCGGCCCGCGCGCATGA
- a CDS encoding O-antigen ligase family protein: MNDATQAVHGWRWAPAWVLAFVALWPAPGYAEGVLALGALAGLIKLVGSRFRGGNALLSGPAWALTSVLFFAYWLPEAFSAVDAMDRGRALREALVDLRYLPFLWIVAAAVADDAGRRRTFGGLAIIVGVWTLDALIEAATGTSPLFSGIDAAKRAISGHGMCTAAQVAAADRLAGVLGPCNLKLGIVLASLSPFALDAMRRRFGRLGWLGAAVGIGLVVLLAGSRASWLTYGLVLLWTGWRTLGRKKLLMVFALGALALVATTLMVPQVRERIERTTHVLTADSKGMDTALSGRTRIWSAALCMAGEHPVNGVGARGFRHAFPPCDPQPGVIAAWGEGAALHAHQLVLEILSETGGIGLLLWLAGAALAWRAWRYADAAARDRARPAMLALAVTVFPLNTHLASYSTFWGGVLLLLSALYAGSLLGREQD, translated from the coding sequence ATGAACGACGCAACGCAGGCCGTGCACGGCTGGCGCTGGGCCCCGGCGTGGGTGCTGGCCTTCGTCGCCTTGTGGCCGGCACCGGGCTATGCGGAAGGCGTGCTCGCGCTGGGTGCTTTGGCGGGCCTGATCAAGCTGGTCGGCAGCCGCTTCCGTGGCGGCAATGCGCTGCTCAGTGGGCCGGCGTGGGCGCTGACCAGCGTGCTGTTCTTCGCCTACTGGTTGCCGGAGGCGTTCTCCGCTGTCGATGCGATGGATCGCGGCCGCGCATTGCGCGAGGCGCTGGTCGACCTGCGCTATCTGCCATTTCTGTGGATCGTCGCCGCCGCGGTGGCGGACGATGCCGGCCGCCGTCGCACCTTCGGCGGGCTGGCGATCATCGTCGGCGTGTGGACGCTGGATGCGCTCATCGAAGCCGCGACTGGCACGAGTCCGTTGTTCAGCGGCATCGATGCCGCCAAGCGGGCGATCAGCGGGCACGGCATGTGCACCGCGGCACAGGTCGCGGCGGCGGACCGGCTGGCGGGCGTTCTGGGGCCGTGCAACCTCAAGCTCGGCATCGTCCTGGCCAGCCTGTCGCCGTTCGCGCTGGACGCGATGCGTCGGCGCTTCGGTCGGCTTGGCTGGCTGGGCGCTGCAGTCGGCATCGGCCTGGTGGTGTTGCTGGCCGGCTCGCGAGCGTCGTGGCTGACTTACGGCCTGGTGTTGCTGTGGACCGGCTGGCGCACGCTGGGTCGGAAGAAACTATTGATGGTGTTCGCACTGGGCGCATTGGCGCTGGTCGCGACCACGCTGATGGTGCCGCAGGTGCGCGAGCGCATCGAACGCACGACACACGTACTCACCGCCGATTCCAAGGGCATGGACACCGCGCTGTCCGGACGCACGCGCATCTGGTCGGCGGCGCTGTGCATGGCGGGCGAGCATCCGGTCAACGGTGTCGGTGCGCGCGGCTTCCGCCACGCGTTCCCGCCCTGCGACCCGCAGCCCGGCGTGATCGCGGCGTGGGGCGAAGGCGCGGCCCTGCATGCGCACCAGTTAGTGCTGGAAATCCTCAGCGAAACCGGTGGCATCGGCCTGTTGCTGTGGCTGGCCGGCGCGGCGCTGGCCTGGCGCGCGTGGCGCTACGCCGATGCCGCGGCGCGCGATCGCGCCCGCCCGGCGATGCTGGCGCTCGCCGTCACCGTATTCCCGCTCAACACGCATCTGGCCTCGTATTCGACGTTCTGGGGCGGCGTGCTGCTGCTGCTCTCCGCCCTGTATGCCGGCAGCCTGCTCGGCCGCGAGCAGGACTGA
- a CDS encoding glycosyltransferase: MRRLTVVQLLPALDAGGVERSTLEIVEALVAAGHRAIVVSAGGRLLPQLEAVGGEHVQLDIGRKSLLVLRHVHALRGLFREVDADIVHARSRLPAWLGWWALRGMHGKAPHFVTTAHGLNSPSRYSAIMARGERVICVSQTVRDYLLAQYPVTDPARLTVIPRGIDPAAFPRTPHPDRASRARIADLHPQLAGDGPLLLLPGRGTRLKGHADAIALLARLRANGSDARLWMPGVVQAAREEYLAELNAMTCEVDVEDAVAMTEPTSDIALAYAASDIVLQLSRKPEAFGRTVIEALAIGRPVLGWNHGGVGDLLRELQPEGAVMPFDGHALRQRARVLLANPPTSPATMPYTLQAMQEATLVQYHALVQA; encoded by the coding sequence ATGCGCCGCCTGACCGTGGTGCAACTGCTGCCGGCGCTGGACGCGGGCGGCGTCGAACGTTCCACCCTCGAGATCGTCGAAGCGCTGGTCGCCGCCGGCCATCGCGCCATCGTGGTCTCTGCCGGTGGGCGCCTGTTGCCGCAGCTTGAAGCCGTCGGCGGCGAACACGTCCAGCTCGACATCGGCCGCAAGTCGCTACTGGTGCTGCGTCATGTGCATGCCTTGCGTGGGTTGTTCCGCGAGGTCGATGCCGACATCGTCCATGCGCGTTCACGACTGCCGGCGTGGCTGGGCTGGTGGGCGTTGCGCGGCATGCATGGCAAGGCCCCGCATTTCGTCACCACCGCGCATGGACTCAACTCGCCCTCGCGCTACAGCGCGATCATGGCCCGCGGCGAGCGGGTGATCTGCGTCTCGCAGACCGTGCGCGATTACCTGTTGGCGCAGTATCCGGTGACCGATCCGGCCCGATTGACTGTGATTCCGCGCGGCATCGATCCCGCGGCTTTTCCGCGCACGCCGCATCCGGATCGCGCATCGCGCGCGCGCATCGCCGACTTGCATCCGCAACTCGCCGGCGACGGCCCGCTGCTTTTGCTGCCCGGTCGTGGCACTCGCCTGAAGGGCCATGCCGATGCGATAGCATTGCTTGCCCGGCTGCGCGCCAATGGCAGTGACGCGAGGTTGTGGATGCCGGGCGTGGTGCAGGCCGCGCGCGAGGAGTACCTCGCCGAACTCAACGCCATGACGTGCGAGGTCGATGTCGAGGACGCCGTGGCGATGACCGAACCGACATCGGACATCGCGCTTGCCTACGCCGCCAGCGACATCGTGCTGCAACTCTCGCGCAAGCCGGAGGCATTCGGCCGCACCGTGATCGAAGCCTTGGCAATTGGTCGACCGGTGCTGGGCTGGAACCATGGCGGCGTCGGCGATTTGCTGCGCGAATTGCAACCCGAGGGTGCGGTCATGCCCTTCGATGGCCATGCGTTGCGGCAACGCGCACGGGTGCTGCTCGCGAATCCGCCGACATCACCGGCTACGATGCCGTACACATTGCAGGCGATGCAGGAGGCGACCTTGGTGCAGTACCACGCACTGGTGCAGGCATGA
- a CDS encoding zinc-finger domain-containing protein, translating into MTDTASSPANAQQRYEVHRADLPLSCPQPSMALWNSHPRVYLPIEEEGGQSHCPYCGAIYVLVD; encoded by the coding sequence ATGACTGATACCGCCTCGTCGCCAGCCAATGCCCAGCAGCGTTATGAGGTGCATCGCGCCGACCTGCCGCTGAGTTGCCCGCAGCCATCGATGGCGTTGTGGAATTCGCATCCACGGGTGTACCTGCCGATCGAGGAAGAGGGCGGGCAGAGTCACTGCCCGTACTGCGGCGCGATCTACGTGCTGGTGGACTGA
- a CDS encoding pirin family protein yields MIIERPSNARGEVSLGWLQSRHTFSFGHYHDPAWMGFGPLRVINDDTVAPGGGFSPHRHANMEIISVVLQGALAHRDSTGTVGVIEAGDVQWMSAGHGIEHSEYNGSDAAPVHFLQIWIQPDRLNVQPAYAQQRFEPADRRGRWAVLVSPDGADGSIAIRQQATLRAACLQPGDDVTATLDQARLYWVHVATGEVAIGERVLKAGDALGFVQESGNLAVRGIGDSSDVLLFDLPA; encoded by the coding sequence ATGATCATCGAACGCCCCTCCAACGCCCGTGGCGAGGTGAGCCTGGGTTGGCTGCAGAGCCGGCACACATTCTCGTTCGGCCATTACCACGACCCGGCCTGGATGGGCTTCGGGCCGTTGCGCGTTATCAACGACGACACCGTCGCCCCCGGCGGCGGTTTCTCGCCGCACCGCCACGCCAACATGGAAATCATCAGCGTGGTGCTGCAGGGCGCGCTGGCGCACCGCGACAGCACCGGCACGGTGGGCGTGATCGAGGCTGGCGACGTGCAGTGGATGAGCGCCGGCCACGGTATCGAACACAGTGAGTACAACGGCTCCGATGCCGCGCCGGTGCATTTCCTGCAGATCTGGATCCAGCCGGACCGGCTCAACGTGCAGCCCGCGTACGCGCAGCAGCGTTTCGAGCCGGCCGACCGGCGCGGGCGCTGGGCCGTGCTGGTGTCGCCGGATGGCGCGGACGGGTCGATCGCGATCCGCCAGCAGGCCACCCTGCGTGCGGCCTGCCTGCAACCCGGTGACGATGTCACCGCCACGCTGGATCAAGCGCGCCTGTACTGGGTGCATGTGGCCACTGGTGAAGTCGCGATCGGCGAGCGCGTGCTGAAGGCCGGCGATGCGCTCGGTTTCGTGCAGGAATCCGGCAATCTGGCCGTGCGCGGCATCGGCGACAGCAGCGACGTCTTGCTGTTCGACCTGCCGGCATAG
- a CDS encoding YceI family protein, with protein sequence MFKKLLLTAALVAASANAFAAGVTYKLDPTHTNVLASWNHFGYSNPFANFGDVDGTLVYDAADVSKSSVEVTLPLSGLNGFSDKFNAHLRSADFFDAGKFPTATFKSTKVEAAGNGKLKITGDLTIKGITKPVVLDATLNKASDHPMKKVPAIGFDATTTIKRTDFGVGAYVPNVGDEVTLRITTEATAPKADAAK encoded by the coding sequence ATGTTCAAGAAACTGCTGCTCACCGCCGCCCTGGTCGCCGCCAGCGCCAATGCCTTCGCCGCCGGTGTCACCTACAAGCTCGACCCGACCCACACCAACGTGCTGGCCAGCTGGAACCACTTCGGCTATTCCAACCCGTTCGCGAACTTCGGCGATGTCGATGGCACCCTGGTCTACGACGCCGCCGATGTGTCGAAGTCCAGCGTCGAAGTGACCCTGCCGCTGTCCGGCCTGAACGGCTTCAGCGACAAGTTCAACGCGCACCTGCGCAGTGCCGATTTCTTCGATGCCGGGAAGTTCCCGACCGCGACTTTCAAGAGCACCAAGGTCGAGGCCGCCGGCAACGGCAAGCTGAAGATCACCGGCGACCTGACCATCAAGGGCATCACCAAGCCGGTGGTACTGGATGCGACCCTCAACAAGGCGTCGGATCACCCGATGAAGAAGGTCCCGGCGATCGGCTTCGACGCCACCACCACGATCAAGCGGACCGACTTCGGCGTGGGCGCGTATGTGCCGAACGTGGGCGACGAGGTGACCCTGCGCATCACCACCGAAGCGACCGCGCCGAAGGCCGACGCCGCCAAGTGA
- a CDS encoding malonic semialdehyde reductase, whose product MTQALNDAALDQLFRTARTYNAFTGEVSDETLQQLYGLLKFGPTEANTTPARIVFVKSEEAKAKLGPALSEGNYKKTMAAPCVAIIGYDMRFFDKLPVLFPHVDAKPWFEHRDEADLAWVANRNSSLQTAYLILAARSLGLDCGPMTGFDNAKVDEAFFAGTPVRSSILVNLGQGDPASIFPRSPRLGFDEACQIL is encoded by the coding sequence ATGACCCAAGCCCTGAACGATGCCGCGCTCGACCAGTTGTTCCGCACCGCGCGTACCTACAACGCATTCACCGGCGAGGTGTCCGACGAGACCCTGCAGCAGCTCTACGGCCTGCTCAAGTTCGGCCCGACCGAGGCCAACACCACCCCGGCGCGGATCGTGTTCGTGAAGTCGGAGGAGGCCAAAGCCAAGCTGGGCCCGGCGCTGAGCGAAGGCAACTACAAGAAGACGATGGCGGCACCGTGCGTGGCCATCATCGGCTATGACATGCGCTTCTTCGACAAGCTGCCGGTGCTGTTCCCGCATGTCGATGCGAAGCCGTGGTTCGAGCATCGCGACGAGGCCGACCTGGCCTGGGTCGCGAACCGCAACAGCAGTCTGCAGACCGCCTACCTGATCCTTGCCGCACGTTCGCTGGGCCTGGATTGCGGGCCGATGACCGGCTTCGACAACGCCAAGGTCGACGAGGCATTCTTTGCCGGAACCCCGGTGCGTTCCAGCATCCTGGTCAACCTCGGCCAGGGCGACCCGGCCAGCATCTTCCCGCGTTCGCCGCGCCTCGGCTTCGACGAAGCCTGCCAGATCCTCTGA